A window of Primulina huaijiensis isolate GDHJ02 chromosome 9, ASM1229523v2, whole genome shotgun sequence contains these coding sequences:
- the LOC140984603 gene encoding microtubule-associated protein TORTIFOLIA1-like has translation MSSQRSSKPTKPPNQTTPSRSSSASSSSSLSSHLAMVELKQRILTSLSKLADRDTQQIAVEDLEKIINGLSSDGISMLLNCLYDASNDPKPAVKKEGLRLLAVLCAVHTDPAATHLTKIIAHIVKKLKDSDSQVRDACRDAIGSLAGLYLKGGNGGDGVVSLFVKPLFEVMNENNKTAQGAAAMCLAKMIESAADPPLVTFQKLCPRVCKHLNSLNFLAKASLLQVVSSLSQVGAITPQSVESLLPSIHECLGSSDWATRKAAAEALISLSSNTSNITPEGAASTLNVLESCRFDKIKPARESMTEALLIWKKIAGKGDGSSDDNKASSHEGEATDPSDRNDLTSLGVKGSENSVKENNISDKTVGILKKKAPALTDKELNPEFFQKLETRGSGELPVEVIVSRRCIKVSNSQNEEESESYDTDLNGNAGLNLQAGEIRRKYGSMERGIVGEHDNSSNQRESSNVCPDFSRNSGQSEGFRSTKGNWLVIQRQLLQLERQQAHLMNMLQDFMGGSHDSMVTLENRVRGLERVVEDMARDLSVSSGRRSSSSVVGFEGSSNRSLSRYNGFPDYSSGKLGRDNDGRGHFGERFTAFDNVSSGLKGRGSSWRSDVSDSWEFPTYGKNGQIGSRRAAGSGPTDFRNSKTENEADQAGSRRAWENGAGPVRFGEGPSARSVWQASKDEATLEAIRVAGEDNGVTRGARVAIPEMTAEALGGDRPVQERDPIWTSWSNAMDALRVGDVDSAFVEVLSTGDDLLLVKLMDKSGPVIDQLSNEVASEVLHAVSQFLLEQNLFEMCLYWIQQLADIVLENGQDIPGIPMEVKMEILQNLQECNSVDLPEDWEGSSTDQLLLQLASAWEIDLRNLSK, from the exons atgagCTCGCAAAGATCTTCAAAACCCACGAAACCTCCTAACCAAACAACCCCTTCGAGATCTTCATCTGCTTCTTCCTCATCTTCGTTGTCGTCCCATCTGGCCATGGTTGAATTGAAGCAGAGAATCCTTACTTCCCTCTCTAAACTAGCCGACCGAGACACCCAGCAGATCGCTGTTGAAGATCTTGAGAAGATCATAAATGGACTCTCAAGTGACGGCATTTCAATGCTACTCAACTGCCTTTACGACGCCTCCAATGACCCCAAGCCTGCTGTCAAGAAGGAAGGTCTCCGCCTCCTCGCCGTGCTATGTGCCGTCCACACCGACCCTGCCGCGACCCACCTCACCAAAATCATTGCCCACATCGTGAAAAAGCTCAAGGACTCTGATTCACAGGTCAGGGACGCGTGTCGTGATGCCATTGGTTCTCTGGCAGGGTTGTACCTGAAGGGCGGTAATGGTGGGGACGGAGTTGTTTCTCTGTTTGTGAAGCCTTTGTTTGAAGTGATGAATGAGAATAACAAAACTGCCCAAGGCGCCGCTGCTATGTGTTTGGCTAAAATGATTGAAAGCGCCGCTGACCCGCCTTTGGTTACGTTCCAGAAACTTTGTCCTAGGGTTTGCAAGCACTTGAATAGTCTGAATTTCCTGGCTAAAGCTTCACTATTGCAAGTGGTTTCGAGTTTGTCCCAG GTTGGAGCTATCACACCTCAAAGTGTAGAATCCTTGCTTCCAAGCATTCACGAGTGTCTTGGCAGTTCAGATTGGGCCACTAGAAAGGCTGCAGCTGAGGCGTTAATTTCCTTATCTTCTAACACGAGTAACATAACACCTGAAGGAGCTGCTTCCACATTGAATGTGCTCGAGTCTTGTCGATTTGACAAG ATTAAACCTGCAAGAGAGAGTATGACCGAGGCTTTGCTGATATGGAAGAAAATTGCTGGGAAAGGAGATGGATCTTCAGATGATAATAAAGCTTCATCTCATG AGGGTGAGGCTACCGACCCATCAGATAGAAACGATCTTACAAGTCTCGGTGTTAAAGGAAGCGAAAATTCTGTAAAGGAAAACAACATTTCTGACAAGACTGTAGGGATACTAAAGAAGAAAGCCCCAGCATTGACTGACAAAGAACTTAACCCTGAATTCTTCCAGAAACTAGAAACTAGAGGTTCGGGTGAGTTACCTGTAGAAGTGATTGTCTCTCGCCGATGTATTAAAGTTTCAAATTCACAAAATGAGGAAGAGTCAGAATCATATGATACGGATCTGAATGGGAACGCTGGGCTCAACTTACAGGCTGGTGAAATCAGAAGGAAATATGGAAGCATGGAAAGGGGTATTGTTGGTGAGCATGATAATTCTTCTAATCAGCGAGAGTCATCCAATGTTTGTCCTGATTTTTCCAGAAATTCAGGTCAATCTGAGGGATTTAGGAGTACTAAAGGAAATTGGTTGGTAATTCAGAGACAATTGTTACAACTGGAGAGGCAACAAGCTCATCTAATGAATATGTTGCag GATTTTATGGGTGGGTCTCATGATAGCATGGTGACCTTAGAAAACAGAGTGCGAGGTCTTGAGAGAGTTGTTGAAGACATGGCACGAGATTTGTCTGTATCCTCAGGCAGAAGGAGCAGCAGTTCTGTGGTAGGATTTGAGGGATCTTCAAACAGGTCTCTCAGCAGATACAATGGCTTTCCTGACTATTCCAGTGGAAAACTTGGAAGAGATAACGATGGGCGCGGTCACTTTGGAGAGAGGTTTACTGCATTTGATAATGTTTCTTCCGGACTGAAAGGTAGGGGCTCCTCTTGGAGATCTGATGTATCAGATTCTTGGGAATTCCCCACATACGGTAAAAATGGCCAAATTGGCTCAAGGAGAGCTGCTGGAAGTGGTCCGACAGATTTTAGAAATTCTAAAACAGAAAATGAGGCTGATCAGGCTGGTAGCCGGAGAGCTTGGGAAAACGGAGCAGGGCCTGTTAGATTTGGTGAAGGACCTTCTGCAAGAAGTGTTTGGCAAGCTTCAAAGGATGAAGCAACCTTGGAAGCTATTCGAGTTGCTGGTGAAGACAATGGAGTTACACGTGGTGCTCGAGTGGCTATACCAGAAATGACAGCTGAAGCACTAGGAGGCGATCGTCCAGTGCAAGAACGTGATCCAATTTGGACGTCTTGGAGCAATGCAATGGATGCTCTTCGTGTTGGCGATGTAGATTCAGCTTTTGTCGAGGTTTTATCTACTGGAGATGACCTTTTACTAGTAAAACTCATGGACAAATCAGGCCCTGTGATTGACCAACTCTCAAATGAGGTGGCCAGTGAAGTTCTGCATGCTGTTTCACAGTTTCTGTTGGAGCAGAACTTGTTTGAAATGTGCTTATATTGGATTCAACAG TTGGCAGACATTGTCTTGGAAAATGGTCAAGATATTCCTGGCATTCCGATGGAAGTGAAAATGGAGATTTTGCAGAATTTGCAAGAATGTAATTCAGTAGACCTGCCTGAGGACTGGGAAGGCTCGTCAACAGACCAATTGCTACTGCAGTTGGCATCTGCCTGGGAAATTGATCTGCGAAACTTGAGTAAATAG
- the LOC140983751 gene encoding uncharacterized protein isoform X3, which produces MHMATDIETVEQRLKSFLGQIPTERGILERIVYKHKNQHRRCSYFQYVLKVRRDLNLLKSVNLEEILDASFLVINGNKPQQKVQLLESLKRRRCDGGKYNFLERLLGAARLLSQMVEPLLRAAMYPFILVFSLASILICSCDVHEINQNVLCQCFLLTILREISTLLAQSFFMKLSLTTLAVLARVRVLVQQVLVDAVLVYNCVSSLSQREHTIKLNQEGFELFREYYPRKMEATVTLDCIWQIDKYVLVERTDESESKSQEKDGKEDVFIQPSNIQYDNIEAFLGVDESDPIDVELVSAEPIVGEESSVNHFETLVQNDSHSAGSSCLNLVSHKSETCGENLMEYDSLTASSTAPLVKPVKHKSPTKKSVAFVSVNPKRTPLTANQSKFQLRGTEKSGEDHC; this is translated from the exons ATGCATATGGCTACAGATATTGAAACAGTTGAGCAGAGATTGAAGTCGTTTCTGGGTCAGATCCCAACGGAAAGAGGCATTCTTGAGAGAATTGTCTATAAACACAAAAACCAACATCGAAGATGCTCTTACTTTCAATATGTGCTGAAG GTTCGACGAGATTTGAACCTTCTGAAATCAGTGAACTTGGAGGAGATATTGGACGCCTCTTTCTTGGTGATCAACGGGAATAAACCACAGCAAAAGGTGCAGCTTTTGGAAAG TTTGAAGAGGAGACGGTGCGACGGTGGCAAATACAATTTTTTGGAGAGGCTCTTGGGAGCTGCCCGCTTACTATCACAG ATGGTTGAGCCCCTGTTAAGGGCAGCTATGTATCCTTTCATTTTGGTGTTTAGTTTAGCCTCTATCCTTATATGTAGTTGTGATGTGCATGAAATCAACCAAAATGTTCTTTGTCAATGTTTTCTCTTAACAATTCTAAGGGAGATATCTACACTGCTTGCTCAATCATTTTTTATGAAGTTATCCCTGACTACATTGGCCGTGCTTGCGCGCGTTCGAGTATTAGTTCAACAA GTACTTGTTGATGCTGTTCTTGTCTATAATTGTGTTTCTTCTCTTTCTCAAAGGGAACATACTATAAAATTAAACCAAGAGGGATTTGAG CTATTTCGAGAATATTATCCTAGGAAGATGGAAGCTACCGTGACTTTAGACTGCATTTGGCAAATAGATAAGTATGTGTTAGTCGAGAGGACAGATGAAAGTGAATCAAAAAGTCAAGAGAAGGATGGCAAAGAAGATGTCTTCATACAGCCATCAAATATACAATACGATAATATTGAGGCTTTCCTTGGAG TAGATGAATCTGATCCCATAGATGTGGAGCTTGTTTCAGCAGAACCGATTGTTGGTGAAGAAAGTTCAGTAAACCATTTTGAAACGCTTGTTCAAAATGATTCACATAGTGCTGGATCATCGTGTTTGAATTTGGTTTCCCATAAATCTGAAACATGCGGTGAAAATTTGATGGAATATGATTCATTAACTGCTAGTAGCACGGCTCCTCTTGTTAAACCTGTGAAACATAAAAGCCCAACAAAGAAGAGTGTTGCATTTGTATCTGTTAATCCAAAAAGAACACCATTAACTGCAAATCAATCGAAGTTTCAGCTGAGAGGAACCGAGAAGAGTGGAGAAGATCACTGCTGA
- the LOC140984133 gene encoding protein LHCP TRANSLOCATION DEFECT-like, whose product MASTFPLSLPPKFSSKPIGSSYSSGSAVVPLPQRSCPFLGCANGIGWCRSTRKLGPSCGSRTTCWFKFGKNGVDAEGAGIYGSQSRDDFDRDDVEQYFNYMGMLAVEGSYDKMEALLNQKIHPVDILLLMAASEGDKPKIEELMRAGANYTIKDAQGRTALDRAASNEIKEFILGFSVQKA is encoded by the exons ATGGCGTCAACATTTCCACTTTCTCTGCCACCCAAATTCTCCTCTAAACCTATAGGTTCTTCTTATTCAAGTGGGTCTGCTGTTGTACCTCTCCCGCAGCGGAGTTGTCCATTTCTGGGTTGTGCAAATGGTATTGGATGGTGCAGAAGCACAAGAAAATTGGGTCCCAGCTGCGGTTCGAGAACCACCTGCTGGTTCAAGTTCGGGAAGAATGGAGTCGATGCTGAAGGTGCCGGCATTTATGGTAGTCAGTCCCGCGATGATTTCGACCGCGACGATGTTGAACAG TACTTCAACTATATGGGCATGTTAGCTGTGGAGGGTTCATACGATAAAATGGAGGCTCTATTGAACCAGAAAATCCACCCTGTCGATATTTTGTTATTGATGGCTGCTTCAGAGGGTGATAAACCGAAGATCGAAGAGTTGATGCGAGCTGGAGCTAATTACACCATCAAGGATGCACAGGGTCGGACTGCATTGGATAGAGCAGCCAGCAATGAAATCAAGGAATTTATTCTTGGATTTTCTGTGCAAAAAGCTTGA
- the LOC140983751 gene encoding uncharacterized protein isoform X4, protein MHMATDIETVEQRLKSFLGQIPTERGILERIVYKHKNQHRRCSYFQYVLKVRRDLNLLKSVNLEEILDASFLVINGNKPQQKFEEETVRRWQIQFFGEALGSCPLTITGFPFKLSISFYLTNVLFSRNVDYTLLQMVEPLLRAAMEISTLLAQSFFMKLSLTTLAVLARVRVLVQQVLVDAVLVYNCVSSLSQREHTIKLNQEGFELFREYYPRKMEATVTLDCIWQIDKYVLVERTDESESKSQEKDGKEDVFIQPSNIQYDNIEAFLGVDESDPIDVELVSAEPIVGEESSVNHFETLVQNDSHSAGSSCLNLVSHKSETCGENLMEYDSLTASSTAPLVKPVKHKSPTKKSVAFVSVNPKRTPLTANQSKFQLRGTEKSGEDHC, encoded by the exons ATGCATATGGCTACAGATATTGAAACAGTTGAGCAGAGATTGAAGTCGTTTCTGGGTCAGATCCCAACGGAAAGAGGCATTCTTGAGAGAATTGTCTATAAACACAAAAACCAACATCGAAGATGCTCTTACTTTCAATATGTGCTGAAG GTTCGACGAGATTTGAACCTTCTGAAATCAGTGAACTTGGAGGAGATATTGGACGCCTCTTTCTTGGTGATCAACGGGAATAAACCACAGCAAAAG TTTGAAGAGGAGACGGTGCGACGGTGGCAAATACAATTTTTTGGAGAGGCTCTTGGGAGCTGCCCGCTTACTATCACAGGTTTTCCCTTCAAACTTTCAATTTCCTTTTATCTGACCAATGTACTCTTTAGTCGTAACGTAGACTATACATTATTGCAGATGGTTGAGCCCCTGTTAAGGGCAGCTAT GGAGATATCTACACTGCTTGCTCAATCATTTTTTATGAAGTTATCCCTGACTACATTGGCCGTGCTTGCGCGCGTTCGAGTATTAGTTCAACAA GTACTTGTTGATGCTGTTCTTGTCTATAATTGTGTTTCTTCTCTTTCTCAAAGGGAACATACTATAAAATTAAACCAAGAGGGATTTGAG CTATTTCGAGAATATTATCCTAGGAAGATGGAAGCTACCGTGACTTTAGACTGCATTTGGCAAATAGATAAGTATGTGTTAGTCGAGAGGACAGATGAAAGTGAATCAAAAAGTCAAGAGAAGGATGGCAAAGAAGATGTCTTCATACAGCCATCAAATATACAATACGATAATATTGAGGCTTTCCTTGGAG TAGATGAATCTGATCCCATAGATGTGGAGCTTGTTTCAGCAGAACCGATTGTTGGTGAAGAAAGTTCAGTAAACCATTTTGAAACGCTTGTTCAAAATGATTCACATAGTGCTGGATCATCGTGTTTGAATTTGGTTTCCCATAAATCTGAAACATGCGGTGAAAATTTGATGGAATATGATTCATTAACTGCTAGTAGCACGGCTCCTCTTGTTAAACCTGTGAAACATAAAAGCCCAACAAAGAAGAGTGTTGCATTTGTATCTGTTAATCCAAAAAGAACACCATTAACTGCAAATCAATCGAAGTTTCAGCTGAGAGGAACCGAGAAGAGTGGAGAAGATCACTGCTGA
- the LOC140983751 gene encoding uncharacterized protein isoform X5 has product MHMATDIETVEQRLKSFLGQIPTERGILERIVYKHKNQHRRCSYFQYVLKVRRDLNLLKSVNLEEILDASFLVINGNKPQQKVQLLESLKRRRCDGGKYNFLERLLGAARLLSQMVEPLLRAAMEISTLLAQSFFMKLSLTTLAVLARVRVLVQQVLVDAVLVYNCVSSLSQREHTIKLNQEGFELFREYYPRKMEATVTLDCIWQIDKYVLVERTDESESKSQEKDGKEDVFIQPSNIQYDNIEAFLGVDESDPIDVELVSAEPIVGEESSVNHFETLVQNDSHSAGSSCLNLVSHKSETCGENLMEYDSLTASSTAPLVKPVKHKSPTKKSVAFVSVNPKRTPLTANQSKFQLRGTEKSGEDHC; this is encoded by the exons ATGCATATGGCTACAGATATTGAAACAGTTGAGCAGAGATTGAAGTCGTTTCTGGGTCAGATCCCAACGGAAAGAGGCATTCTTGAGAGAATTGTCTATAAACACAAAAACCAACATCGAAGATGCTCTTACTTTCAATATGTGCTGAAG GTTCGACGAGATTTGAACCTTCTGAAATCAGTGAACTTGGAGGAGATATTGGACGCCTCTTTCTTGGTGATCAACGGGAATAAACCACAGCAAAAGGTGCAGCTTTTGGAAAG TTTGAAGAGGAGACGGTGCGACGGTGGCAAATACAATTTTTTGGAGAGGCTCTTGGGAGCTGCCCGCTTACTATCACAG ATGGTTGAGCCCCTGTTAAGGGCAGCTAT GGAGATATCTACACTGCTTGCTCAATCATTTTTTATGAAGTTATCCCTGACTACATTGGCCGTGCTTGCGCGCGTTCGAGTATTAGTTCAACAA GTACTTGTTGATGCTGTTCTTGTCTATAATTGTGTTTCTTCTCTTTCTCAAAGGGAACATACTATAAAATTAAACCAAGAGGGATTTGAG CTATTTCGAGAATATTATCCTAGGAAGATGGAAGCTACCGTGACTTTAGACTGCATTTGGCAAATAGATAAGTATGTGTTAGTCGAGAGGACAGATGAAAGTGAATCAAAAAGTCAAGAGAAGGATGGCAAAGAAGATGTCTTCATACAGCCATCAAATATACAATACGATAATATTGAGGCTTTCCTTGGAG TAGATGAATCTGATCCCATAGATGTGGAGCTTGTTTCAGCAGAACCGATTGTTGGTGAAGAAAGTTCAGTAAACCATTTTGAAACGCTTGTTCAAAATGATTCACATAGTGCTGGATCATCGTGTTTGAATTTGGTTTCCCATAAATCTGAAACATGCGGTGAAAATTTGATGGAATATGATTCATTAACTGCTAGTAGCACGGCTCCTCTTGTTAAACCTGTGAAACATAAAAGCCCAACAAAGAAGAGTGTTGCATTTGTATCTGTTAATCCAAAAAGAACACCATTAACTGCAAATCAATCGAAGTTTCAGCTGAGAGGAACCGAGAAGAGTGGAGAAGATCACTGCTGA
- the LOC140983968 gene encoding 2S seed storage protein 1-like translates to MAKVIAFAALFAALLAVASATTYTTVVTTTMVDEENPRRGESCMQEYEQQQKMSHCQMWMQKMGGRFLDASFLRSAVSNPMRGQGEHLQQCCQQLEQISSPCRCEAMKMMWREQQREQGSRRGEMQEMREMVENLPQMCGMQMREQCRLNAA, encoded by the coding sequence ATGGCTAAAGTAATCGCTTTCGCGGCTCTCTTCGCTGCTCTTCTTGCCGTGGCCAGCGCTACCACCTACACCACGGTGGTGACCACCACAATGGTTGACGAGGAGAACCCACGTAGGGGCGAATCCTGCATGCAGGAATACGAACAACAACAGAAGATGAGCCACTGCCAGATGTGGATGCAGAAAATGGGAGGACGGTTCTTGGATGCCTCCTTCCTGAGGAGCGCTGTGAGCAATCCAATGCGGGGCCAAGGAGAGCACCTCCAGCAGTGCTGCCAGCAGCTGGAGCAGATCAGCTCTCCATGCAGGTGCGAGGCCATGAAAATGATGTGGAGGGAGCAACAACGGGAGCAGGGATCCAGAAGGGGTGAAATGCAAGAGATGAGGGAAATGGTGGAGAATCTTCCACAAATGTGCGGAATGCAAATGCGCGAGCAATGCCGCCTGAATGCTGCCTGA
- the LOC140983751 gene encoding uncharacterized protein isoform X1, with the protein MHMATDIETVEQRLKSFLGQIPTERGILERIVYKHKNQHRRCSYFQYVLKVRRDLNLLKSVNLEEILDASFLVINGNKPQQKFEEETVRRWQIQFFGEALGSCPLTITGFPFKLSISFYLTNVLFSRNVDYTLLQMVEPLLRAAMYPFILVFSLASILICSCDVHEINQNVLCQCFLLTILREISTLLAQSFFMKLSLTTLAVLARVRVLVQQVLVDAVLVYNCVSSLSQREHTIKLNQEGFELFREYYPRKMEATVTLDCIWQIDKYVLVERTDESESKSQEKDGKEDVFIQPSNIQYDNIEAFLGVDESDPIDVELVSAEPIVGEESSVNHFETLVQNDSHSAGSSCLNLVSHKSETCGENLMEYDSLTASSTAPLVKPVKHKSPTKKSVAFVSVNPKRTPLTANQSKFQLRGTEKSGEDHC; encoded by the exons ATGCATATGGCTACAGATATTGAAACAGTTGAGCAGAGATTGAAGTCGTTTCTGGGTCAGATCCCAACGGAAAGAGGCATTCTTGAGAGAATTGTCTATAAACACAAAAACCAACATCGAAGATGCTCTTACTTTCAATATGTGCTGAAG GTTCGACGAGATTTGAACCTTCTGAAATCAGTGAACTTGGAGGAGATATTGGACGCCTCTTTCTTGGTGATCAACGGGAATAAACCACAGCAAAAG TTTGAAGAGGAGACGGTGCGACGGTGGCAAATACAATTTTTTGGAGAGGCTCTTGGGAGCTGCCCGCTTACTATCACAGGTTTTCCCTTCAAACTTTCAATTTCCTTTTATCTGACCAATGTACTCTTTAGTCGTAACGTAGACTATACATTATTGCAGATGGTTGAGCCCCTGTTAAGGGCAGCTATGTATCCTTTCATTTTGGTGTTTAGTTTAGCCTCTATCCTTATATGTAGTTGTGATGTGCATGAAATCAACCAAAATGTTCTTTGTCAATGTTTTCTCTTAACAATTCTAAGGGAGATATCTACACTGCTTGCTCAATCATTTTTTATGAAGTTATCCCTGACTACATTGGCCGTGCTTGCGCGCGTTCGAGTATTAGTTCAACAA GTACTTGTTGATGCTGTTCTTGTCTATAATTGTGTTTCTTCTCTTTCTCAAAGGGAACATACTATAAAATTAAACCAAGAGGGATTTGAG CTATTTCGAGAATATTATCCTAGGAAGATGGAAGCTACCGTGACTTTAGACTGCATTTGGCAAATAGATAAGTATGTGTTAGTCGAGAGGACAGATGAAAGTGAATCAAAAAGTCAAGAGAAGGATGGCAAAGAAGATGTCTTCATACAGCCATCAAATATACAATACGATAATATTGAGGCTTTCCTTGGAG TAGATGAATCTGATCCCATAGATGTGGAGCTTGTTTCAGCAGAACCGATTGTTGGTGAAGAAAGTTCAGTAAACCATTTTGAAACGCTTGTTCAAAATGATTCACATAGTGCTGGATCATCGTGTTTGAATTTGGTTTCCCATAAATCTGAAACATGCGGTGAAAATTTGATGGAATATGATTCATTAACTGCTAGTAGCACGGCTCCTCTTGTTAAACCTGTGAAACATAAAAGCCCAACAAAGAAGAGTGTTGCATTTGTATCTGTTAATCCAAAAAGAACACCATTAACTGCAAATCAATCGAAGTTTCAGCTGAGAGGAACCGAGAAGAGTGGAGAAGATCACTGCTGA
- the LOC140983751 gene encoding uncharacterized protein isoform X2, whose translation MHMATDIETVEQRLKSFLGQIPTERGILERIVYKHKNQHRRCSYFQYVLKVRRDLNLLKSVNLEEILDASFLVINGNKPQQKFEEETVRRWQIQFFGEALGSCPLTITGFPFKLSISFYLTNVLFSRNVDYTLLQMVEPLLRAAMYPFILVFSLASILICSCDVHEINQNVLCQCFLLTILREISTLLAQSFFMKLSLTTLAVLARVRVLVQQVLVDAVLVYNCVSSLSQREHTIKLNQEGFELFREYYPRKMEATVTLDCIWQIDKYVLVERTDESESKSQEKDGKEDVFIQPSNIQYDNIEAFLGDESDPIDVELVSAEPIVGEESSVNHFETLVQNDSHSAGSSCLNLVSHKSETCGENLMEYDSLTASSTAPLVKPVKHKSPTKKSVAFVSVNPKRTPLTANQSKFQLRGTEKSGEDHC comes from the exons ATGCATATGGCTACAGATATTGAAACAGTTGAGCAGAGATTGAAGTCGTTTCTGGGTCAGATCCCAACGGAAAGAGGCATTCTTGAGAGAATTGTCTATAAACACAAAAACCAACATCGAAGATGCTCTTACTTTCAATATGTGCTGAAG GTTCGACGAGATTTGAACCTTCTGAAATCAGTGAACTTGGAGGAGATATTGGACGCCTCTTTCTTGGTGATCAACGGGAATAAACCACAGCAAAAG TTTGAAGAGGAGACGGTGCGACGGTGGCAAATACAATTTTTTGGAGAGGCTCTTGGGAGCTGCCCGCTTACTATCACAGGTTTTCCCTTCAAACTTTCAATTTCCTTTTATCTGACCAATGTACTCTTTAGTCGTAACGTAGACTATACATTATTGCAGATGGTTGAGCCCCTGTTAAGGGCAGCTATGTATCCTTTCATTTTGGTGTTTAGTTTAGCCTCTATCCTTATATGTAGTTGTGATGTGCATGAAATCAACCAAAATGTTCTTTGTCAATGTTTTCTCTTAACAATTCTAAGGGAGATATCTACACTGCTTGCTCAATCATTTTTTATGAAGTTATCCCTGACTACATTGGCCGTGCTTGCGCGCGTTCGAGTATTAGTTCAACAA GTACTTGTTGATGCTGTTCTTGTCTATAATTGTGTTTCTTCTCTTTCTCAAAGGGAACATACTATAAAATTAAACCAAGAGGGATTTGAG CTATTTCGAGAATATTATCCTAGGAAGATGGAAGCTACCGTGACTTTAGACTGCATTTGGCAAATAGATAAGTATGTGTTAGTCGAGAGGACAGATGAAAGTGAATCAAAAAGTCAAGAGAAGGATGGCAAAGAAGATGTCTTCATACAGCCATCAAATATACAATACGATAATATTGAGGCTTTCCTTGGAG ATGAATCTGATCCCATAGATGTGGAGCTTGTTTCAGCAGAACCGATTGTTGGTGAAGAAAGTTCAGTAAACCATTTTGAAACGCTTGTTCAAAATGATTCACATAGTGCTGGATCATCGTGTTTGAATTTGGTTTCCCATAAATCTGAAACATGCGGTGAAAATTTGATGGAATATGATTCATTAACTGCTAGTAGCACGGCTCCTCTTGTTAAACCTGTGAAACATAAAAGCCCAACAAAGAAGAGTGTTGCATTTGTATCTGTTAATCCAAAAAGAACACCATTAACTGCAAATCAATCGAAGTTTCAGCTGAGAGGAACCGAGAAGAGTGGAGAAGATCACTGCTGA